A single genomic interval of Clostridium facile harbors:
- the cas10 gene encoding type III-A CRISPR-associated protein Cas10/Csm1, with amino-acid sequence MEATKMAVCQIFRILKEVYGESEQEFTQLWDKWKEAYKRSAESTQWDNEVDRLVLGKKKEKVGTLQPLSCIFDVLKGDAMANGKIYSAMTENSFQYPTNQEGQPHNYTDRKTEFLEKVKGIPCTNDGVLALYELCRRQFYYYPSGYPYLSVFERIHLSCCFACCMEQPLVPEQPFLLVSCGFSGIQDFIYTVSGKDSLKILRSRSFYVDVLVEHLMDELLEQFSLFRANLLYNGGGNGYLLLPNSPDAEEKISNLFSDVNNWLLEQLGGSLYANYSCVPCSAEQLVDKEKWQNVFKELSEQSIQKKYQRYTGEQLEKLNQQQNKDNRRECRICHTSSTLNQDGVCENCQEFQEISSELMSSDNLIVITNRQEDPCQSTDHEKNKFLRLPAADGNTKFLYMLSDRHSLFTRQGKNVRVYHPNPKKPVDVGQIPIYLGNYFYQEKEKDPMPTFEKLAGLSQGISRIGVLRADVDSLGKTFEKIGDDVAQDGSCRLRWTNELSRQLTLFFKHHVNCILRGEFGELTKENGEPYLPFSLSKTPENGNRKLVVVYSGGDDMFLAGAWDQIIEAAVDLYQCLKRYTDGTLTFSAGIGIFPFKYPLQAMASETGMLESAAKKLEHKNGVALFGMDTRQAGNPEDETATKFQLYCQATYHWEEFINIVVMEKLRAIQNYFSKMEPSEQGSGNSFLFNLYEHISRLEQNLDEPIRIARAAYLLARMSPQKSGKNDAAKQKAYQEFSANMLNWIKNSADRKQLLTAMRLFIYLNREKTKEE; translated from the coding sequence ATGGAAGCAACAAAAATGGCGGTGTGCCAGATATTCCGGATTCTGAAGGAGGTATATGGGGAATCGGAACAGGAATTTACCCAACTGTGGGACAAATGGAAGGAGGCTTACAAACGATCGGCGGAAAGCACCCAATGGGATAACGAAGTGGACCGGCTTGTTTTGGGAAAGAAGAAAGAGAAAGTCGGGACCCTCCAGCCATTGTCCTGCATTTTTGATGTCTTAAAAGGGGATGCGATGGCGAACGGTAAAATCTATTCCGCCATGACGGAAAACAGCTTCCAATATCCCACCAATCAGGAGGGGCAACCGCACAACTACACCGATAGAAAAACAGAATTTTTAGAAAAGGTAAAGGGGATACCCTGCACCAACGATGGTGTGCTGGCGCTTTATGAACTCTGCCGGAGGCAGTTCTACTATTATCCTTCCGGCTATCCCTACCTTTCGGTGTTTGAGCGCATCCACCTCAGCTGTTGTTTCGCCTGCTGTATGGAACAACCCCTTGTTCCGGAACAGCCTTTTTTGCTGGTTTCCTGTGGGTTTTCCGGTATCCAGGATTTTATCTATACGGTTTCAGGAAAAGATTCCTTGAAAATACTCCGGAGCCGATCGTTTTACGTTGATGTTCTGGTGGAACATTTGATGGATGAATTGCTGGAACAGTTTTCCCTTTTTAGAGCCAATCTGCTCTACAACGGTGGGGGAAATGGATATTTGTTGCTCCCCAACTCTCCTGACGCAGAGGAAAAGATTTCGAATCTGTTCAGCGATGTGAACAACTGGCTGCTGGAACAGCTGGGAGGTTCCCTCTATGCCAATTATAGCTGCGTCCCCTGCTCTGCCGAACAACTGGTGGACAAGGAAAAATGGCAGAATGTTTTTAAGGAGTTATCGGAACAATCCATTCAGAAAAAATATCAGCGTTACACTGGCGAGCAGTTGGAAAAACTCAACCAACAACAGAATAAAGACAATCGGCGGGAATGCAGGATTTGCCACACTAGCAGTACATTAAACCAGGACGGAGTTTGTGAGAACTGCCAGGAGTTCCAGGAAATTTCCAGCGAGTTAATGAGTTCGGATAACTTGATTGTAATCACCAATCGCCAAGAAGATCCGTGTCAATCAACAGATCATGAAAAAAATAAGTTCCTGCGCCTGCCGGCAGCCGATGGGAACACGAAGTTTTTATATATGCTTTCCGACAGACACAGCCTTTTCACCCGGCAGGGAAAAAACGTTCGGGTTTACCATCCCAATCCGAAAAAGCCAGTTGATGTAGGACAAATCCCCATTTATCTGGGAAACTATTTTTATCAGGAGAAAGAAAAAGATCCAATGCCCACCTTTGAGAAGCTAGCGGGATTATCTCAGGGGATTTCCCGGATTGGAGTATTGCGCGCCGACGTGGACTCGTTGGGCAAGACTTTTGAGAAAATTGGAGATGACGTCGCACAGGATGGCAGCTGCCGCCTGCGATGGACCAACGAACTTTCCCGGCAACTGACCCTCTTTTTCAAACATCATGTCAACTGTATTTTACGTGGTGAATTTGGCGAGCTTACCAAAGAAAATGGGGAGCCGTATCTGCCATTTTCGCTATCCAAAACACCGGAAAACGGCAACCGAAAACTTGTGGTGGTTTATTCCGGTGGGGACGATATGTTTCTGGCGGGCGCATGGGACCAGATCATCGAAGCCGCAGTGGATTTATACCAATGTTTAAAAAGATATACCGATGGCACCCTCACTTTTTCCGCCGGGATTGGGATTTTCCCGTTTAAATACCCGCTACAGGCTATGGCGTCCGAAACTGGTATGCTGGAAAGTGCCGCCAAAAAACTGGAACACAAAAACGGGGTTGCCCTATTTGGAATGGATACCAGGCAGGCTGGCAATCCAGAGGACGAAACTGCGACAAAATTCCAGCTTTACTGCCAAGCAACCTACCACTGGGAGGAATTTATAAATATCGTTGTTATGGAAAAATTGCGGGCAATCCAGAATTATTTTTCCAAAATGGAACCATCGGAACAAGGGAGCGGGAATAGCTTTTTATTCAACCTATATGAACATATCAGCCGTTTGGAGCAAAATCTAGACGAGCCAATTCGGATTGCAAGGGCAGCCTATCTGCTGGCAAGGATGTCCCCTCAAAAATCCGGAAAAAATGATGCCGCCAAACAAAAGGCTTACCAGGAATTTTCCGCCAATATGCTGAACTGGATCAAAAATTCAGCCGATCGGAAACAGCTATTAACCGCCATGCGGCTTTTTATCTACCTGAACCGTGAAAAAACCAAGGAGGAATAA